In Bacillus toyonensis BCT-7112, a single window of DNA contains:
- a CDS encoding amidohydrolase yields MNLPDMILYNGKITTLDPSQPEVSAIAITDGLITAIGGDELLDSATEKTKKIDLKRKRAIPGLNDSHIHVIRGGLHYNMELRWEGVPSIAIALEMLKEQARRTPAPQWVRVVGGWSEFQFKERRMPTLEEINAVSEDTPVFVLHLYNRALVNRAGLRALGYTKDTPDPPGCLIERDKRGNPTGLLIANPNASILYSSLGKAPILNFDDQINSTRHFMRELNRLGITSAIDAGGGFQNYPDDYKVVEHLAEKEQLTLRIAYNLFTQNPNHEYEDFASWTKIVSPGQGNDKYKMNGAGEMLVFSAADFEKFQMPQPELATMMEADLKKVISLLVENRWPFRLHATYDESITRFLNVFEEVNKEIPFNGLRWWFDHAETISDRSMERVKALNGGIAIQDRMAFQGEYFVDLYGKEAAKRTPPIYRMLDLGIPVGAGSDATRVSSYNPWVALYWMVAGKTIGGLSIYDEKNKLDRKVALELYSKGSAWFSGDEGKKGILAVGQFADIAVLSADYFTVPEEEIKNLESLLTIMGGQVVYGNDEFKRLSPELPPASPNWSPTGVYGYGGANLAHTLLSHDAHDHKLHSCSNPLHQHTHTIIGKDGTKWGIGCTCFAF; encoded by the coding sequence ATGAATTTACCGGATATGATCTTATATAACGGAAAAATTACTACCCTTGATCCCTCTCAACCTGAGGTATCTGCTATCGCCATAACTGATGGTTTAATAACTGCAATAGGTGGAGATGAGCTTCTTGATAGCGCCACAGAAAAAACAAAAAAAATAGACCTTAAAAGAAAAAGAGCTATTCCAGGTCTGAATGACTCTCATATACACGTTATTCGTGGCGGTCTTCATTATAATATGGAATTACGATGGGAAGGTGTGCCTTCAATTGCCATTGCTCTCGAAATGCTCAAAGAACAGGCAAGGCGTACACCTGCTCCTCAGTGGGTAAGAGTAGTTGGAGGTTGGTCTGAATTTCAATTTAAAGAGAGACGGATGCCAACTTTGGAAGAGATTAATGCTGTTTCTGAAGACACACCTGTCTTTGTGCTACATCTTTACAATAGAGCACTTGTAAATCGTGCAGGGCTGCGTGCACTGGGATACACAAAAGATACCCCAGACCCTCCAGGTTGTTTAATTGAACGGGATAAACGAGGTAATCCAACGGGCCTTTTAATTGCAAATCCTAACGCTTCTATTCTTTATTCAAGTTTGGGTAAAGCTCCAATACTTAATTTTGACGACCAGATTAATTCAACTCGCCATTTTATGCGCGAATTAAATAGATTAGGTATTACAAGTGCCATTGACGCAGGTGGTGGTTTCCAAAATTATCCTGATGACTACAAAGTTGTTGAACATTTAGCCGAGAAGGAACAATTAACTTTGCGTATTGCTTATAATCTATTTACACAAAATCCAAATCATGAATATGAAGACTTTGCTTCATGGACAAAAATTGTTTCTCCAGGTCAAGGAAATGATAAGTATAAAATGAATGGTGCCGGAGAAATGTTAGTATTCTCGGCAGCCGATTTTGAAAAATTTCAAATGCCACAGCCCGAACTAGCTACGATGATGGAAGCTGACTTAAAGAAAGTAATTTCTCTATTGGTAGAAAACCGTTGGCCATTCCGTTTACATGCAACTTATGACGAGTCAATCACACGATTCTTAAATGTATTTGAGGAAGTCAACAAAGAAATTCCTTTTAATGGTCTACGATGGTGGTTTGACCATGCAGAAACAATCTCAGATCGTAGTATGGAACGTGTTAAGGCTTTAAATGGCGGTATTGCTATCCAAGACCGCATGGCTTTTCAAGGTGAATACTTTGTTGATTTATACGGAAAGGAAGCTGCAAAGCGTACTCCTCCGATTTATCGTATGTTAGACCTAGGTATACCTGTTGGCGCAGGTAGTGATGCAACTAGGGTTTCCAGCTATAACCCTTGGGTCGCTCTTTACTGGATGGTTGCCGGAAAAACCATTGGTGGTCTTTCGATATACGACGAAAAAAATAAACTTGATAGAAAAGTAGCCCTGGAATTATATTCAAAAGGAAGTGCGTGGTTCTCTGGTGATGAAGGTAAAAAGGGAATCCTTGCAGTAGGTCAATTTGCTGATATTGCTGTATTGTCTGCTGACTACTTTACTGTGCCAGAAGAAGAAATCAAGAACCTTGAATCATTACTCACTATTATGGGTGGGCAGGTTGTTTATGGAAATGATGAATTTAAAAGGCTATCACCTGAATTGCCGCCAGCATCACCTAATTGGTCACCGACGGGAGTTTATGGTTATGGTGGTGCTAACCTAGCCCACACTCTACTTTCTCACGATGCCCATGATCACAAGTTACATAGTTGCAGTAACCCTCTCCATCAACACACTCATACCATAATAGGAAAAGATGGAACTAAATGGGGTATTGGTTGTACTTGCTTTGCTTTCTAA
- a CDS encoding YolD-like family protein, whose amino-acid sequence MKNANMPKGRGMVKWQPFASMPEQFAVIKEMIHVKTKVTRPILTEDAKEVLENKLLCSYLGEEEILLTYYKGGYLYKNYITVVDINPLNETIICTDAFGHKRTFKFGDLIEME is encoded by the coding sequence GTGAAGAATGCTAATATGCCAAAAGGAAGAGGGATGGTAAAGTGGCAACCGTTCGCTAGTATGCCAGAGCAATTCGCAGTTATTAAAGAAATGATACATGTGAAAACGAAAGTCACGCGTCCGATCTTAACAGAGGATGCAAAAGAAGTGCTTGAAAATAAGTTGTTATGTTCCTATTTAGGTGAGGAAGAGATTTTACTTACATATTATAAAGGTGGCTACTTATATAAAAATTACATAACAGTAGTTGATATTAATCCATTAAATGAGACGATTATTTGTACAGATGCTTTTGGGCATAAACGTACTTTTAAATTCGGTGATTTAATTGAAATGGAATAG
- a CDS encoding magnesium transporter CorA family protein has translation MECLKMPKWSWYHVKTSELENLSSIIPRDVTSHFSQFVKKISSPCENGLYVYTLSPSQTCVYGSFLYDQDKKDAKIQNFLHYFVAHGILITVQEKEEEDFQKLIHNSSFSVKNCNSSAEGLCAILSMFISHYLRKVDYFENNFRNVLWDFYHYNNIAVLEKIYHIRHELFMNTHVFRLIQEVLQGLKEAWLENLTNTLCYKQTHVKLERGLQLVKEYQEELDTMIHLQEVVSSHRGNEIMKALTVLTAVSTPLTALGALWGMNFKYMPELEWKYSYLIALLFIIFTTGGMYLYMRVKGWTGDLLRVKKKKSFFKSN, from the coding sequence ATGGAATGCCTAAAAATGCCGAAATGGAGTTGGTATCATGTGAAAACTAGTGAGCTTGAAAATCTTTCTTCTATAATCCCTCGTGATGTAACATCTCATTTCTCTCAATTTGTAAAGAAAATAAGTTCTCCCTGTGAAAATGGATTATATGTTTATACGTTATCACCAAGTCAAACTTGTGTATATGGTTCATTTTTATATGATCAAGATAAAAAGGACGCCAAAATTCAAAACTTTCTTCATTATTTCGTAGCTCATGGAATACTGATAACGGTCCAAGAAAAAGAGGAAGAGGATTTTCAAAAATTAATACATAATTCCTCTTTTAGTGTAAAAAATTGTAATAGTTCCGCTGAAGGATTATGTGCTATCTTATCAATGTTTATATCTCACTACTTACGAAAGGTTGACTATTTCGAAAACAATTTCAGAAATGTATTATGGGATTTTTATCATTATAATAACATAGCAGTTTTAGAAAAAATTTATCATATTCGTCATGAATTATTTATGAACACACACGTGTTCCGCTTAATACAAGAAGTGTTACAAGGCCTGAAAGAAGCTTGGTTAGAAAACCTAACAAACACCCTTTGTTATAAACAAACACACGTAAAATTAGAGCGTGGATTACAACTCGTTAAAGAGTACCAAGAAGAATTAGACACGATGATTCATTTACAAGAAGTTGTTTCTTCTCATCGTGGGAATGAAATTATGAAAGCTCTTACTGTATTAACTGCTGTGAGTACGCCTTTGACAGCCTTAGGAGCATTGTGGGGGATGAATTTTAAATACATGCCTGAACTAGAATGGAAATATAGCTATTTAATCGCTCTCTTATTTATTATTTTCACAACAGGAGGTATGTATTTGTATATGCGAGTGAAGGGATGGACAGGTGATTTATTACGAGTAAAGAAAAAGAAATCTTTTTTTAAATCCAATTAA
- a CDS encoding DUF1259 domain-containing protein, producing the protein MQNFNFICEQFATILKGKSKISQGGCSVSFHRDFRVLVQGKPSTYVVPVGVSFESLDQNGNALNLGEIAILQEETPAFMKSIVQQGIIVSALHNHWLYMNPLIMYIHIQSVEPPLHFAQKLANSFLSLSSYPIANNEGQ; encoded by the coding sequence ATGCAAAATTTTAATTTCATTTGTGAACAATTTGCTACAATACTTAAAGGGAAAAGTAAAATAAGTCAAGGTGGTTGTTCGGTGTCTTTTCACCGCGATTTTAGGGTGCTTGTTCAAGGAAAACCGAGTACCTATGTAGTACCCGTCGGAGTAAGTTTTGAATCGTTGGATCAAAATGGTAATGCATTAAATTTAGGCGAAATCGCTATTCTACAAGAAGAGACTCCTGCATTTATGAAATCAATTGTACAACAAGGAATTATTGTAAGTGCTTTACATAATCACTGGCTTTACATGAATCCCTTAATTATGTATATTCATATCCAATCTGTAGAGCCTCCATTACATTTTGCACAAAAGTTAGCCAATTCTTTTTTGTCCTTAAGTAGCTATCCTATCGCTAATAATGAGGGGCAATAA
- a CDS encoding bifunctional metallophosphatase/5'-nucleotidase: protein MLKKIIPVALALSTVTFTSVFAAPSAQASTEQNRYIDVQMLGINDFHGQLDTVKKINNKDAGGIEYLGAYLRDREKQNPNTLKVHAGDVVGASTPVSALLQDEPTIEFLNDLKFDVGTIGNHEFDEGVEEMNRLIYGGYHEKTGNFKGAKFPYVAANFYNKSTGRLFLPPFTIKKVQGVPVGFIGVVTTDVPNLVMPTMLKNVEITDEVEAINKSVKQLKKLGVKSIVVLAHNGGTTDGNGVTNGDIVRLANETDPEVDVIFGGHSHTYVNGTVNNKLVVQANSYGMAFADVDVKIDRKTQDIVEKKAEIVTTYHEGMEPDKKIKKKMEKYQAKIAPLVNEVVGKSIAPLDRKLNKAGESTLGNLVADAQRATMQSQIALMNPGGIRNDLDAGDITWGEIYGIQPFGNQLIKVNLTGQDIRDILNQQWQKDITRMLQISGIQYTWDANKPNGEKVKSIRLTNGEEIIPSKTYSVVANAFLASGGDGFVSFKNGKDAETGPTDFEALVDYIKKSKEPIQSIIDGRIQKIN from the coding sequence ATGTTGAAAAAAATCATTCCAGTTGCTTTAGCATTAAGTACAGTTACTTTTACTAGTGTATTTGCTGCGCCTTCAGCCCAAGCAAGTACAGAACAAAACCGCTACATAGATGTGCAAATGCTCGGTATTAACGATTTTCATGGGCAACTAGACACTGTAAAAAAAATTAACAATAAAGATGCAGGGGGAATCGAGTACTTAGGGGCTTATTTACGTGATCGTGAAAAACAAAATCCGAATACATTAAAGGTACATGCTGGCGATGTTGTTGGAGCAAGTACTCCTGTTTCAGCATTATTACAAGACGAACCTACGATTGAATTTCTAAATGATTTGAAATTCGATGTTGGAACTATAGGAAATCATGAATTTGATGAAGGTGTTGAGGAAATGAACCGCCTTATTTATGGTGGATACCATGAGAAAACAGGCAATTTTAAAGGAGCAAAATTCCCATATGTTGCCGCAAATTTTTATAATAAATCCACTGGTCGTTTATTTTTACCACCATTCACTATAAAAAAGGTGCAAGGAGTTCCTGTTGGATTTATCGGAGTCGTAACAACGGATGTTCCTAACCTTGTTATGCCTACTATGCTAAAGAATGTTGAAATTACAGATGAAGTTGAAGCTATTAACAAATCCGTAAAGCAATTAAAAAAACTTGGCGTTAAATCTATCGTTGTTCTTGCGCATAACGGAGGTACAACAGATGGAAACGGCGTAACAAATGGTGATATCGTTCGATTAGCAAATGAGACTGATCCAGAAGTCGATGTTATTTTTGGTGGGCATAGCCACACCTATGTAAATGGAACTGTCAATAATAAACTTGTCGTACAAGCAAATTCTTATGGTATGGCTTTTGCTGATGTTGATGTAAAGATTGATCGTAAGACACAAGATATTGTTGAGAAAAAAGCAGAAATTGTTACAACTTACCATGAAGGCATGGAGCCTGATAAAAAAATAAAGAAGAAGATGGAGAAATATCAAGCAAAAATCGCACCTCTTGTTAATGAAGTTGTAGGTAAGTCTATTGCTCCACTAGATCGCAAACTCAATAAGGCTGGTGAATCTACTCTTGGAAATTTGGTTGCTGATGCCCAGCGTGCAACAATGCAATCCCAAATTGCACTTATGAATCCTGGTGGTATTCGTAATGACTTAGATGCTGGTGATATTACATGGGGAGAGATATATGGTATTCAACCATTCGGAAATCAATTAATAAAAGTAAATTTAACAGGTCAAGACATTCGTGATATTTTAAATCAACAATGGCAAAAAGATATAACAAGAATGCTTCAAATTTCAGGGATCCAATACACTTGGGATGCGAATAAGCCTAATGGAGAAAAAGTAAAAAGTATTCGCTTAACAAATGGAGAAGAAATCATTCCTTCTAAAACTTACAGCGTCGTTGCGAACGCATTTCTAGCTTCAGGTGGAGATGGATTTGTATCCTTTAAAAACGGTAAAGATGCTGAAACAGGACCAACCGATTTTGAAGCACTAGTAGATTATATAAAAAAATCAAAAGAACCAATTCAGTCTATTATTGATGGAAGAATTCAAAAAATAAATTAG
- a CDS encoding antibiotic biosynthesis monooxygenase yields the protein MKQEGVAVEETYTGNAMDAADPVTTIVTWEIQQGKEKQFETWRHEIEAAATKFPGHLGVNLIVPNNEFREYTVIFRFDTYEHLRAWQESDVRRDLLKTAEQFQVTNPSYKTESSLAYWFVTPKTPVPPQKWKMSIVTLLGVWPLSMLVPKLIGPIIKHMNPIMSAFFVSVCIVSLLSWVVMPIFGKLFHPWLQNNRK from the coding sequence ATGAAACAAGAAGGAGTAGCTGTCGAAGAGACTTATACAGGGAACGCGATGGATGCTGCCGATCCAGTAACAACGATTGTTACATGGGAAATTCAACAGGGTAAAGAAAAACAGTTTGAAACATGGAGACATGAAATCGAAGCTGCCGCTACTAAATTTCCAGGGCATTTAGGTGTAAATCTAATAGTCCCAAATAACGAATTCAGAGAGTATACTGTTATTTTTCGCTTTGATACGTATGAGCATCTACGCGCTTGGCAAGAATCAGATGTTCGCCGAGATTTGTTAAAAACGGCAGAACAATTTCAAGTTACTAATCCAAGTTATAAAACTGAAAGCAGTTTGGCTTATTGGTTTGTTACTCCGAAAACGCCAGTCCCACCGCAAAAATGGAAAATGTCTATCGTTACCCTTCTGGGTGTATGGCCTCTTAGCATGTTAGTTCCTAAATTGATAGGACCTATCATAAAACATATGAACCCTATTATGTCCGCTTTTTTTGTTTCTGTATGTATAGTGTCCTTGCTATCATGGGTAGTTATGCCGATTTTCGGTAAATTATTTCATCCATGGTTACAAAATAATAGGAAGTAG
- the ycaC gene encoding isochorismate family cysteine hydrolase YcaC, whose amino-acid sequence MTDLYSRINKDDAVVLLVDHQTGLMSGLVRDYGVDEFKNNVLALAHTAKFFDLPVILTTSFENGPNGPLMQELVDLFPHAQKIARPGQINAWDNDDFVKAIEETGKKQLIIAGVVTDVCVTFPALSAIKAGYEVFAVTDASGTFSKQVADAANTRMAHSGVQLMNWFSVACELQRDWRNDVEGFGNLLASNLPGYQNIIGSYMGAQRDLSKQNA is encoded by the coding sequence ATGACTGATCTCTATTCTCGTATTAACAAAGATGATGCTGTCGTGCTTTTAGTAGATCATCAAACTGGTCTTATGTCCGGACTAGTACGTGACTATGGTGTTGATGAATTTAAGAACAATGTTTTAGCTCTTGCTCATACTGCTAAGTTTTTTGATTTACCGGTTATTTTAACAACAAGCTTTGAAAACGGACCTAACGGACCTTTAATGCAAGAATTGGTTGATCTCTTTCCTCACGCACAAAAAATAGCTCGCCCTGGACAAATTAACGCATGGGATAATGATGATTTTGTAAAAGCAATCGAAGAAACTGGAAAGAAGCAACTTATCATCGCGGGCGTAGTTACGGACGTTTGTGTTACTTTCCCAGCACTTTCCGCTATAAAAGCTGGATATGAAGTATTTGCTGTTACTGATGCTTCGGGAACTTTCAGTAAACAAGTTGCAGATGCTGCAAATACTCGCATGGCACATAGTGGCGTGCAACTTATGAACTGGTTTAGCGTAGCTTGCGAATTACAACGCGATTGGCGCAACGATGTCGAAGGTTTTGGCAATTTGCTTGCTAGTAATCTTCCAGGCTATCAAAATATAATTGGAAGCTATATGGGCGCGCAGCGAGATCTTAGTAAACAAAATGCATAA
- a CDS encoding LPXTG cell wall anchor domain-containing protein, translating into MTEPKGEVTEPKGEVTEPKGEVTEPKSEVTEPKGEVTKPKSEVTDPKGEGIDRVNSQITKNNALNKQIVKKEQILPATGHDTNWLSVFGGGLMLIGAYLYRRLKRVN; encoded by the coding sequence GTGACAGAACCAAAAGGAGAAGTGACAGAACCAAAAGGAGAAGTGACAGAACCAAAAGGAGAAGTGACAGAACCAAAAAGTGAAGTGACAGAACCAAAAGGAGAAGTGACAAAACCAAAAAGTGAAGTGACAGATCCAAAAGGTGAAGGAATAGATCGAGTGAATTCGCAAATTACTAAAAATAACGCATTGAATAAACAAATTGTTAAGAAGGAACAGATATTACCTGCTACAGGACATGATACGAATTGGTTATCCGTTTTTGGTGGGGGATTAATGTTGATAGGAGCTTATTTATATAGAAGGTTAAAGAGAGTTAACTAA
- a CDS encoding alpha/beta fold hydrolase, which translates to MAKITVGTENQAPIEIYYEDHGTGKPVVLIHGWPLSGRSWEYQVPALVEAGYRVITYDRRGFGKSSQPWEGYEYDTFTSDLHQLLEQLELQNVTLVGFSMGGGEVARYIGKYGTNRVEKAVFAGAVPPFLYKSADHPEGVLDDVAIQSFENGVKSDRLAFLDEFTKGFFAAGDRTDLVSEPFRIYNRDIAAGASPKGTLDCIAAFSKTDFRGDLAKVNIPTLIIHGDSDATVPFEYSGKLTHEAIPNSKVTLIKGGPHGLNATHAKEFNEALLSFLKD; encoded by the coding sequence ATGGCGAAAATTACTGTAGGAACCGAAAATCAAGCACCAATTGAGATATATTATGAGGATCATGGCACAGGAAAACCAGTTGTACTAATTCATGGTTGGCCGTTAAGCGGTCGATCTTGGGAATACCAAGTTCCCGCTCTTGTTGAGGCTGGATACAGAGTTATAACATATGATCGTCGAGGTTTTGGAAAATCATCTCAGCCGTGGGAAGGGTATGAATATGATACCTTTACTTCTGATTTACATCAACTATTAGAACAGTTAGAGCTTCAAAATGTCACACTTGTTGGTTTTTCTATGGGTGGAGGCGAGGTAGCCCGGTATATTGGGAAATATGGAACTAATAGAGTAGAGAAGGCTGTATTTGCAGGAGCTGTACCACCATTCCTTTACAAGTCAGCAGACCATCCTGAGGGTGTATTAGATGATGTAGCAATTCAAAGTTTTGAAAATGGAGTAAAAAGTGATCGCCTAGCATTCCTTGATGAGTTTACGAAAGGATTTTTTGCTGCTGGAGATCGAACTGACTTAGTTAGTGAACCATTTCGAATTTACAATAGGGATATCGCTGCGGGTGCATCGCCTAAAGGAACACTAGATTGTATCGCTGCTTTCAGCAAAACAGACTTCAGAGGCGATTTAGCTAAGGTTAATATACCTACCCTTATTATTCATGGTGATTCAGATGCAACTGTACCATTTGAATATAGTGGGAAATTAACACACGAAGCAATTCCTAATTCTAAAGTAACGTTAATAAAGGGTGGTCCACATGGGCTAAATGCAACGCATGCCAAAGAATTTAATGAAGCACTCCTATCATTTTTAAAGGACTGA
- a CDS encoding Y-family DNA polymerase, giving the protein MYDYSLLPNRIILCVDLRSFYASVSCIKKGLDPRYTKLAVVGDVNRSGSIVLAVTPPLKALGIKKMARLYEIPKRPDIIIANPIMHTYMKCSTFITSLALQYVAPEDFHQYSIDEFFMDMTASIHLFASNPLEFALKLKREIYERTRIESTIGIGPNLLLSKVAMDIEAKKSKDGIAHWTYDDIPEKLWSIRPISKFWGVSYKTEMKLNRKGIHTIGELAQYPLKYLKQSFGVIGEELHLHSNGIDFSRIAEKYVPATTSIAKSQILLRDYSIGEFVVILLEHIEEVCYRLRREEKYAQTIHFSIGYSKEYGGGIKKAHTLNRATNVTMDIYNICTYFLYERYTGEPIRSLSVSLTNLINEGEEQISLFDNIVQREKEIRLTKVMDEIRTRFGKNSILRGISYTSVATSRYRNTLLGGHKS; this is encoded by the coding sequence TTGTATGATTATTCTCTTTTACCGAATCGTATTATTCTTTGTGTAGACCTTCGTAGCTTCTATGCAAGTGTGTCATGTATTAAAAAAGGACTGGATCCACGTTATACAAAATTGGCTGTCGTAGGAGATGTAAATCGGAGTGGATCAATCGTATTAGCAGTAACACCGCCATTAAAAGCGTTAGGGATTAAGAAAATGGCAAGGTTGTACGAAATACCGAAGCGGCCAGATATTATTATTGCAAATCCGATTATGCATACGTATATGAAATGTTCAACTTTCATAACTAGTTTAGCTTTGCAATATGTTGCGCCGGAAGATTTTCATCAATATAGTATCGATGAGTTTTTCATGGATATGACTGCAAGTATTCATTTGTTTGCGAGTAATCCGCTCGAATTCGCATTAAAGCTCAAGCGAGAAATATATGAACGTACACGGATTGAAAGTACGATTGGTATAGGGCCTAATTTATTATTGAGTAAAGTAGCGATGGATATTGAAGCGAAAAAGAGTAAAGATGGAATAGCACACTGGACGTATGACGATATACCCGAGAAGTTATGGAGTATTAGACCAATCAGTAAATTTTGGGGTGTATCGTACAAAACTGAAATGAAATTGAATCGAAAAGGTATACATACAATTGGAGAATTAGCTCAGTATCCTTTGAAATATTTAAAGCAATCTTTCGGTGTAATAGGGGAAGAATTGCATTTACATAGTAACGGGATTGATTTTAGCAGAATAGCAGAGAAATACGTTCCAGCGACAACATCTATAGCGAAAAGCCAAATATTATTACGGGATTATTCGATAGGAGAGTTCGTAGTTATTTTATTAGAGCATATAGAAGAAGTTTGTTATAGGTTGAGAAGAGAAGAGAAATATGCACAAACAATTCATTTTTCAATTGGGTATAGCAAGGAATACGGTGGGGGAATAAAAAAGGCGCATACGTTAAATCGGGCAACAAATGTAACGATGGATATTTACAATATTTGTACATATTTTTTATATGAGCGCTATACAGGAGAACCGATTAGATCGTTAAGTGTCTCATTAACAAACCTTATTAATGAAGGTGAAGAGCAAATTTCGCTTTTCGATAACATTGTACAAAGGGAAAAAGAAATCCGATTAACGAAAGTTATGGATGAAATTCGAACACGGTTTGGTAAGAACAGTATTTTACGTGGGATTTCCTACACAAGCGTCGCAACATCAAGATATAGAAACACATTATTAGGAGGACATAAATCGTGA
- a CDS encoding hydrolase — protein sequence MSNLELLNPENSALILIDFQPQMTFGVASIDRQTLINNVMLLAKSAKIFNVPTILTTVETRSFSGYFWPQILDIFPNHEIIERSSMNSWEDSKFVEAVKATGRKKLIFAALWTEVCLAFPVLEAIKAGYEVYAVDDASGGTSLTAHNAAMRRVEQAGAIPVTAIQVLLEYQRDWAHKDTYDAVMEIVKEHTGAYGQGVEYAYTMVHGALPSRKI from the coding sequence ATGAGTAATTTAGAATTGTTAAATCCAGAGAACAGTGCCTTAATTTTAATTGATTTTCAGCCTCAAATGACTTTTGGAGTTGCAAGTATTGATAGACAAACATTGATTAATAACGTTATGTTGCTTGCTAAATCAGCAAAAATTTTTAACGTACCTACTATTCTTACTACAGTTGAGACACGTAGCTTTTCTGGTTATTTTTGGCCACAAATTCTTGACATATTCCCAAACCATGAAATTATAGAACGCAGTTCAATGAACTCTTGGGAAGATTCAAAATTTGTTGAAGCAGTTAAAGCAACAGGTAGAAAGAAATTAATATTTGCAGCACTTTGGACTGAAGTTTGCCTTGCATTCCCTGTGCTTGAAGCAATTAAAGCTGGCTATGAGGTGTATGCCGTTGATGATGCTTCAGGTGGTACTAGTTTGACAGCACATAACGCTGCTATGCGTCGTGTAGAACAAGCTGGTGCAATTCCAGTGACAGCAATTCAAGTTTTACTTGAATACCAACGCGACTGGGCACACAAAGATACTTATGATGCTGTAATGGAGATTGTAAAGGAACACACTGGTGCTTATGGTCAAGGTGTAGAATACGCATATACTATGGTGCATGGTGCGCTTCCAAGCAGGAAAATATGA
- a CDS encoding LysR family transcriptional regulator, giving the protein MELRHLEYFIQVCNNNSFTKAAEVLGISQPTLSQQIRVLEGELDTPLFHRVGRGIKMTEAGKLLFDKGKFIMQQFDDVYNEIFELKGVQRGVITIGGLLEDLTYLTPYIMKFQQHYPNIVVKIIESEVAVNQIVDKNIDIGITRSAQIPDTLTSTLLYSEELVLAIPKNHPLNETSFVSFRELVGLSRIMVSCSCRESIKIYCESLGLSLSEANIETKSSISLLSLVYNGHGVAIIPLSLVNFVNNDTLSIVRIIEPTPSQDINLIHFDDKFLSFAARIFMQKLNEPKKVLV; this is encoded by the coding sequence ATGGAATTACGTCATTTAGAGTATTTTATTCAAGTTTGTAATAATAATAGTTTTACTAAAGCTGCGGAAGTTCTAGGTATTTCACAGCCGACTTTAAGTCAACAAATCCGTGTGTTAGAAGGTGAACTTGATACACCTTTGTTTCATCGAGTTGGAAGAGGTATCAAAATGACAGAAGCGGGTAAGCTGCTATTTGATAAAGGAAAATTTATCATGCAACAATTTGATGACGTTTATAATGAAATTTTTGAATTAAAGGGTGTACAAAGAGGTGTAATTACTATAGGAGGTTTATTAGAGGATCTCACCTATTTAACACCTTATATTATGAAGTTTCAACAACATTATCCCAACATCGTAGTAAAAATTATAGAATCTGAAGTTGCTGTAAATCAAATCGTTGATAAAAATATTGATATAGGCATCACGCGTAGTGCTCAAATTCCAGACACATTAACAAGCACCCTTTTGTATAGCGAAGAGCTTGTCCTTGCCATTCCAAAAAATCATCCTTTGAATGAAACATCATTTGTTTCTTTTCGAGAATTAGTAGGACTGAGTAGAATAATGGTTTCATGTAGTTGTCGTGAATCTATTAAAATATATTGTGAGAGTTTAGGGTTATCTTTATCTGAAGCAAATATAGAAACAAAATCTTCTATTTCTCTATTGAGTCTTGTATACAATGGACATGGGGTTGCCATAATACCTCTTTCACTGGTTAACTTCGTTAATAATGATACTTTGAGCATAGTTCGTATTATTGAACCAACACCAAGTCAAGATATTAATCTTATTCACTTTGATGATAAATTTTTAAGTTTTGCAGCACGTATCTTTATGCAGAAGTTAAATGAACCTAAAAAAGTATTAGTATAA